In Streptomyces longhuiensis, the following proteins share a genomic window:
- a CDS encoding carboxymuconolactone decarboxylase family protein: protein MAERQSAARKAIGDIAPKLADLTDQVLFGDIWERPGLSPRDRSLITVTALTALYRTDQLGFHLKLAMENGLGEDELVEAITHLAFYAGWPNAMGAAGQLKSIVESAAQSADEN from the coding sequence ATGGCAGAAAGGCAGTCCGCAGCGCGGAAGGCCATCGGCGACATCGCACCCAAGCTTGCCGACCTCACCGACCAGGTGCTGTTCGGCGACATCTGGGAGCGCCCGGGCCTGTCGCCGCGGGACCGCAGCCTGATCACCGTCACCGCTCTGACCGCCCTGTACCGCACCGACCAGCTCGGCTTCCACCTGAAGCTGGCGATGGAGAACGGACTCGGCGAGGACGAGCTGGTCGAGGCGATCACGCACCTCGCCTTCTACGCCGGGTGGCCCAACGCGATGGGCGCGGCCGGGCAGCTGAAGAGCATCGTCGAATCCGCGGCGCAGAGCGCGGACGAGAACTGA
- a CDS encoding RNA-guided endonuclease InsQ/TnpB family protein — protein MQLRYAFRLYPESGQRLALGRAFGCARVVFNDAVRARKDAHAAGLPYPKAAELSQTLITQAKRTVERSWLGEVSSVVLQQSLRDVEAAYRAFFASLKGERKGARVGAPRFKSRKDSRQSIRFTANARWSITLGGRLNLPKIGEVRVKWSRTLPVVPSSVTVIKDSAGRYFASFVIDTDPVADAARMPATDQAIGIDLGLTHFAVLSDGTKIDSPRFLRRAEKKLKKAGRELSRKRKGSKNRARARLKVARAHAQVADARKEFHHQLSTRLIRENQAIAVEDLSVKGLARSKLAKSVHDAGWSQFVTMLAYKAARYGRTFVKIGRFEPTSQVCSTCGHRDGSKPLHVREWTCPACGTRHDRDVNAAKNVKAAAGLAVTACGAKVRPEPVLAQREETGSHGIPAGSRAA, from the coding sequence ATGCAGCTGCGGTACGCGTTCCGGCTCTACCCGGAATCGGGTCAACGCCTCGCGTTGGGCCGGGCGTTCGGGTGCGCGCGGGTCGTGTTCAACGATGCGGTGCGTGCCCGGAAGGACGCCCACGCGGCGGGTCTGCCGTATCCGAAGGCCGCCGAGCTGTCCCAGACCCTGATCACCCAGGCCAAGCGGACCGTGGAGCGGTCTTGGCTGGGCGAGGTGTCCTCGGTGGTGCTCCAGCAGTCCCTGCGGGATGTGGAGGCCGCCTACCGGGCGTTCTTCGCCTCCCTCAAGGGTGAGCGTAAGGGCGCGAGGGTGGGTGCGCCGCGGTTCAAGTCGCGCAAGGACTCGAGGCAGTCGATCCGGTTCACGGCCAACGCCCGCTGGTCGATCACCCTGGGCGGCCGGCTGAACCTGCCGAAGATCGGCGAGGTGCGGGTGAAGTGGTCCCGCACTCTGCCCGTGGTGCCGTCCTCGGTCACCGTGATCAAAGACTCGGCGGGCCGGTACTTCGCAAGCTTTGTCATCGACACCGACCCGGTCGCCGACGCCGCGCGGATGCCCGCCACCGACCAGGCCATCGGCATCGACCTGGGCCTGACCCACTTCGCGGTGCTGTCCGACGGCACGAAAATCGACTCCCCGCGGTTCCTGCGCCGGGCCGAGAAGAAACTCAAGAAGGCCGGACGGGAACTGTCCCGCAAGCGGAAGGGCTCGAAGAATCGGGCCAGGGCCCGGCTCAAGGTTGCCCGCGCGCATGCGCAGGTCGCCGATGCACGCAAGGAGTTCCACCATCAGCTCTCCACCCGGTTGATCCGCGAGAACCAAGCGATCGCCGTGGAAGACCTGTCGGTCAAGGGCCTTGCGCGCAGCAAACTGGCCAAGTCCGTCCATGACGCGGGCTGGTCACAGTTCGTGACCATGCTCGCCTACAAGGCGGCCCGGTACGGGCGGACCTTTGTCAAGATCGGTCGGTTCGAGCCCACCAGCCAGGTGTGCTCGACCTGCGGACACCGCGACGGGTCCAAACCCCTGCACGTCAGGGAGTGGACCTGCCCCGCCTGCGGCACCCGGCATGACCGGGATGTCAACGCCGCCAAGAATGTGAAAGCGGCCGCCGGACTGGCGGTAACGGCCTGCGGAGCGAAGGTAAGACCAGAACCCGTTCTGGCACAGCGCGAAGAAACAGGAAGCCACGGAATCCCGGCAGGAAGCCGTGCCGCATAG
- a CDS encoding GNAT family N-acetyltransferase, with protein sequence MRLVLEDRSSERIVGLFELSLALTAGDIARYRAAGIHLSEQTDCRFGPTLGDAYQGSGVGSLVLPPVMDAVRRLGRRRVILWGGVLADNARALRFYEKNGFQRVGPFTGPDGTLSLDMILSLACA encoded by the coding sequence TTGCGGCTGGTACTCGAAGACAGGTCCTCCGAGCGCATCGTCGGCCTGTTCGAGCTGAGCCTCGCGCTCACCGCCGGCGACATCGCGCGCTACCGTGCGGCCGGGATCCACCTCTCCGAGCAGACCGACTGCCGCTTCGGCCCCACGCTGGGCGACGCGTACCAGGGCAGCGGGGTGGGCTCGCTCGTCCTGCCGCCCGTCATGGATGCCGTGCGGCGGCTCGGCAGGAGGCGGGTCATCCTCTGGGGTGGTGTCCTCGCCGACAACGCTCGGGCGCTGCGCTTCTACGAGAAGAACGGGTTCCAGCGCGTCGGCCCCTTCACCGGGCCGGACGGCACGCTGTCGCTGGACATGATCCTTTCACTCGCCTGCGCCTGA
- a CDS encoding MMPL family transporter: MATFLYKLGRLSFRRRRYVALLWVLLLGGIGYASSAAPAPPADSFSMPGTDSQKAFDLLDERFPAASAEGATARVVIRAPEGEKITDPAAKAEVNQLVAALGKGPQVAGVADPYKANAVSKDGTTAYASVTYKVISTELTDKTHDALTDATDKTRAEGFTVETGGDAVQAEQEMGGSAELIGIAVSAVVLVITFGSLIAAGLPLLTAIIGVGIGVSGIAALGSVLNLSGTTSTLAMMIGLAVGIDYALFIVSRYRAEIAEGREPEEAAGRAAGTAGSAVVFAGLTVIVALAGLSVVNIPMLTKMGLAAAATVAIAVLIALTMIPALLGFAGKRALRRKDRKNLKSRADSKDGKDRGLTKPGASHGTTDAESTKPNLGTRWARLVLRRPVTVLLIGVLGLGAVAVPATSLELGLPDEGTSAPDTTQRKAYDLLSESFGAGFNGPLMVTVDTGGTKDAAAAAKTVGTSLAKVDGVAAVTPASVNPAGDTAIITVVPTTGPSDHRTEELVRTIRSKASGLEADTKSDVLVTGQTAMTIDFSQTLDDALLPYLGLVVGLAFLLLMLVFRSVLVPLKAALGFLLSVAAALGAVVAVFQWGWLADVVGVDQPGPIMSMMPIFMIGVVFGLAMDYEVFLVTRMREAYVHGARPAEAVVTGFKHGGRVVGAAAVIMISVFSGFIMENDDMIKMMGFGLAIAVFFDAFVVRMAIVPAVLALLGKSAWWLPRWLDKLLPNMDVEGEKLHKSLAPSSSRAAEDEGRDKDEEERELEPVRG; the protein is encoded by the coding sequence GTGGCTACCTTCCTTTACAAACTAGGGCGCCTTTCCTTCAGGCGGCGCCGCTATGTGGCGCTCCTGTGGGTGCTGCTCCTGGGCGGCATCGGATACGCGTCCTCGGCGGCGCCCGCGCCGCCCGCCGACTCGTTCTCCATGCCGGGCACGGACTCCCAGAAGGCCTTCGACCTGCTCGACGAGCGCTTCCCCGCCGCCAGCGCGGAGGGCGCGACGGCTCGCGTCGTCATCCGTGCGCCGGAGGGCGAGAAGATAACCGACCCCGCCGCGAAGGCGGAGGTCAACCAGCTTGTCGCAGCGCTCGGCAAGGGGCCGCAGGTCGCCGGCGTGGCCGACCCGTACAAGGCGAACGCCGTCAGCAAGGACGGCACCACCGCGTACGCGTCCGTCACCTACAAGGTGATCTCGACGGAGCTCACGGACAAGACCCATGACGCGCTGACGGACGCCACCGACAAGACCCGCGCGGAGGGCTTCACGGTCGAGACGGGCGGTGACGCCGTCCAGGCCGAGCAGGAGATGGGCGGATCGGCCGAGCTCATCGGCATCGCCGTTTCCGCGGTCGTCCTCGTCATCACCTTCGGCTCGCTGATCGCCGCCGGACTTCCGCTGCTGACCGCCATCATCGGCGTCGGTATCGGTGTCTCCGGCATCGCCGCCCTGGGCAGCGTCCTCAACCTCTCGGGCACGACCTCGACGCTGGCGATGATGATCGGGCTCGCGGTCGGGATCGACTACGCCCTCTTCATCGTCTCCCGCTACCGAGCCGAGATCGCCGAGGGCCGAGAACCGGAGGAAGCGGCGGGCCGGGCCGCCGGAACCGCGGGCTCCGCGGTGGTCTTCGCCGGGCTGACCGTGATCGTGGCTCTGGCGGGTCTGTCGGTCGTCAACATCCCCATGCTCACCAAGATGGGCCTCGCGGCCGCGGCCACGGTGGCCATCGCCGTGCTCATCGCGCTCACCATGATCCCCGCGCTGCTCGGCTTCGCGGGCAAGCGCGCCCTGCGCCGCAAGGATCGCAAGAACCTCAAGAGCCGCGCGGACAGCAAGGATGGCAAGGACAGGGGCCTCACGAAGCCGGGCGCCTCGCACGGCACCACGGACGCCGAGAGCACCAAGCCCAACCTCGGCACCCGCTGGGCGCGCCTCGTGCTGCGCCGCCCCGTCACCGTGCTGCTGATCGGTGTACTCGGTCTGGGCGCGGTCGCCGTCCCGGCGACGAGCCTGGAACTCGGGCTGCCCGACGAGGGGACGTCGGCGCCGGACACCACACAGCGCAAGGCGTACGACTTGCTGTCCGAGTCGTTCGGAGCGGGCTTCAACGGCCCGCTGATGGTCACCGTAGACACGGGCGGAACCAAGGACGCCGCAGCCGCCGCCAAGACGGTGGGCACGTCCCTCGCCAAGGTCGACGGCGTGGCGGCGGTCACGCCCGCCTCGGTGAACCCGGCCGGTGACACGGCGATCATCACGGTCGTCCCGACCACGGGCCCGAGTGACCACAGGACCGAGGAACTCGTCAGGACGATCCGCTCGAAGGCGAGCGGTCTGGAGGCGGACACCAAGTCCGATGTCCTGGTCACCGGGCAGACGGCGATGACCATCGACTTCTCGCAGACTCTCGACGACGCTCTCCTGCCCTACTTGGGTCTCGTCGTCGGGCTCGCCTTCCTGCTGCTGATGCTGGTCTTCCGCTCGGTTCTCGTCCCGCTGAAGGCGGCGCTGGGCTTCCTGCTGTCGGTCGCCGCGGCGCTCGGCGCCGTCGTCGCCGTGTTCCAGTGGGGCTGGCTCGCGGACGTCGTCGGCGTCGACCAGCCGGGCCCCATCATGTCGATGATGCCGATCTTCATGATCGGCGTGGTGTTCGGCCTGGCGATGGACTACGAGGTGTTCCTCGTGACGCGGATGCGCGAGGCGTACGTCCATGGGGCCCGCCCCGCCGAGGCGGTCGTCACCGGCTTCAAGCACGGCGGACGGGTCGTCGGCGCGGCCGCGGTCATCATGATCAGTGTCTTCTCCGGCTTCATCATGGAGAACGACGACATGATCAAGATGATGGGCTTCGGGCTCGCCATCGCGGTGTTCTTCGACGCCTTCGTCGTCCGCATGGCCATCGTCCCGGCGGTCCTCGCCCTGCTCGGCAAGTCGGCCTGGTGGCTGCCGCGTTGGCTCGACAAGCTCCTGCCCAACATGGACGTCGAGGGCGAGAAACTGCACAAGTCGCTCGCGCCGTCGTCGTCACGGGCCGCAGAGGACGAGGGCAGGGACAAGGACGAGGAGGAGCGGGAACTGGAGCCGGTACGCGGCTGA
- a CDS encoding inositol monophosphatase family protein, which produces MINSSASSDDSVVATAAASAGADVVRSLYGRRLTRIDKGAGDFATAADVEAEKAMVDVIRAARPDDAVVGEEGGQQGTADAARQWLVDPLCGTLNYAAGSMLVAVNVALREGAAAVADPFSGEVFFTDGASAWVRRDGVDEPLTPSSATSLVDVNLDPPFINQPGFRAVDLLAHPAFVERFRPRVVSTTLALAWVAAGKRAAYITDGADLTGSVHFAAGIALCRAAGCVVTGIDGAPPGAGGRGLVAAADAETHGQLMSMIRS; this is translated from the coding sequence GTGATCAACTCATCTGCGAGTTCTGACGATTCCGTGGTCGCGACAGCCGCCGCGAGTGCCGGTGCCGATGTGGTGCGCAGTCTGTACGGGCGACGCCTCACCCGCATCGACAAGGGCGCGGGGGACTTTGCCACCGCCGCCGATGTGGAAGCCGAGAAGGCAATGGTCGACGTCATCCGCGCCGCCCGCCCCGACGACGCGGTGGTCGGTGAGGAAGGCGGGCAGCAGGGTACGGCCGACGCCGCGCGCCAGTGGCTGGTGGACCCGCTGTGCGGCACGCTGAACTACGCCGCCGGCAGCATGCTCGTTGCCGTCAACGTGGCCCTGCGCGAGGGGGCGGCGGCGGTGGCCGACCCGTTCAGCGGCGAGGTGTTCTTCACGGACGGGGCGAGCGCGTGGGTACGGCGCGACGGGGTGGACGAGCCGCTGACCCCTTCGTCCGCCACCTCGCTCGTGGACGTCAACCTGGACCCGCCGTTCATCAACCAGCCCGGCTTCCGGGCCGTCGACCTACTGGCCCACCCCGCGTTCGTCGAGCGGTTCCGGCCCCGGGTCGTGTCGACGACGCTGGCGCTGGCCTGGGTCGCGGCCGGCAAGCGCGCCGCGTACATCACCGACGGCGCTGACCTCACCGGGAGTGTGCACTTCGCCGCAGGCATCGCCCTGTGCCGGGCCGCCGGCTGCGTCGTCACCGGGATCGACGGCGCCCCGCCCGGGGCCGGGGGGCGGGGACTTGTGGCGGCCGCCGACGCCGAGACCCATGGGCAGTTGATGTCGATGATCCGCAGCTGA
- a CDS encoding NtaA/DmoA family FMN-dependent monooxygenase (This protein belongs to a clade of FMN-dependent monooxygenases, within a broader family of flavin-dependent oxidoreductases, the luciferase-like monooxygenase (LMM) family, some of whose members use coenzyme F420 rather than FMN.), protein MPRKQIHLAAHFPGVNNTTVWSDPKAGSHVEFSSFAHFAQTAERAKFDFLFLAEGLRLREQGGEIYDLDVVGRPDTFTILSALAAVTEHLGLTGTINSTFNEPYEVARQFASLDHLSDGRAAWNVVTSWDAFTGENFRRGGFLPQDERYSRAKEFLTTASELFDSWHGDEIVADRESGTFLRDARAGAFVHQGQHFDIGGQFNVPRSPQGRPVIFQAGDSDEGREFAASSADAIFSRYSTLKEGQAFYTDVKGRLARHGRTHDQLLILPAATFVLGESDAEAAELAREVRRQQVSGATAIKHLEFVWNRDLSGYDPDGPLPDIDPDLGEHTIARGRAQVRMYRDPLATAREWRERAAANKWSIRDLVIETGNRQSFVGSPATVAETIDEFVQADAADGFILVPHITPGGLDVFADQVVPLLQERGVFRTEYEGSTLRDHLGLKEPSAVEAGTRRVAS, encoded by the coding sequence ATGCCTCGCAAGCAGATCCACCTCGCGGCCCACTTCCCGGGCGTCAACAACACCACCGTATGGAGCGACCCGAAGGCAGGCAGCCACGTCGAGTTCAGCTCCTTCGCGCACTTCGCGCAGACCGCCGAGCGGGCCAAGTTCGACTTCCTGTTCCTGGCCGAGGGCCTGCGCCTGCGTGAACAGGGGGGTGAAATCTATGACTTGGACGTCGTGGGGCGGCCCGACACCTTCACGATCCTCAGCGCCCTCGCCGCGGTCACCGAGCACCTCGGGCTGACCGGCACCATCAACTCCACCTTCAACGAGCCCTACGAGGTCGCCCGCCAGTTCGCCAGCCTCGACCACCTCTCCGACGGGCGTGCCGCGTGGAACGTCGTCACCTCCTGGGACGCTTTCACCGGCGAGAACTTCCGGCGCGGCGGGTTCCTCCCGCAGGACGAGCGGTACTCCCGAGCCAAGGAGTTCCTGACCACCGCGAGCGAGCTGTTCGACTCCTGGCACGGGGACGAGATCGTCGCCGACCGGGAGAGCGGTACCTTCCTGCGCGACGCCCGGGCCGGCGCCTTCGTCCACCAGGGACAGCACTTCGACATCGGCGGGCAGTTCAACGTCCCCCGCAGCCCGCAGGGCCGCCCGGTGATCTTCCAGGCCGGTGATTCCGACGAGGGGCGCGAGTTCGCGGCGTCGAGCGCCGACGCGATCTTCAGCCGGTACAGCACCCTCAAGGAAGGGCAGGCGTTCTACACGGACGTCAAGGGCCGCCTCGCCCGCCACGGCCGTACGCACGACCAGCTCCTGATCCTGCCCGCCGCGACGTTCGTGCTCGGCGAGAGCGACGCGGAGGCGGCGGAGCTGGCCCGTGAGGTGCGCCGCCAGCAGGTCAGCGGCGCCACCGCGATCAAGCACCTGGAGTTCGTCTGGAACCGTGACCTGTCCGGCTACGACCCGGACGGTCCGCTGCCCGACATCGACCCGGACCTCGGTGAGCACACCATCGCACGCGGCCGCGCCCAGGTCCGCATGTACCGTGACCCGCTGGCCACGGCCCGTGAGTGGCGGGAGCGCGCGGCCGCCAACAAGTGGTCGATCCGCGATCTCGTCATCGAGACCGGCAACCGCCAGTCCTTCGTCGGCTCCCCGGCCACGGTCGCCGAGACCATCGACGAGTTCGTCCAGGCGGACGCGGCCGACGGCTTCATCCTCGTCCCGCACATCACCCCCGGCGGCCTCGACGTCTTCGCCGACCAGGTCGTCCCGCTGCTCCAGGAACGCGGGGTGTTCCGCACCGAGTACGAGGGCAGCACCCTGCGCGACCACTTGGGCCTGAAGGAGCCGAGCGCTGTGGAAGCCGGGACCCGGCGAGTGGCGTCGTAA
- a CDS encoding LLM class flavin-dependent oxidoreductase — MSSSSLLPSSTPVLHLAVALDGAGWHPAAWREQVSRPRELFTARYWADLVQEAERGLLDFVTIEDGLGPQSSHFTEPDARTDQVRGRLDAVLIAARVAPLTRHIGLVPTVVATHTEPFHISKAIATLDYVSSGRAGLRVQVSARRNEAAHFGRRTFPALRIEDLDSPEVKELTGDLFDEAADHIEVVRRLWDSWEDDAEIRDVATGRFIDRDKLHYIDFEGRHFSVKGPSITPRPPQGQPVVSALAHKSVPFQLVARSTDIGFVTPHDADQARAVLDEIRTAQAAAGRADESVHVFGDLVVFLDDDPAAAAARRERLDGLAGYTYTSDARIFAGTPSQLADLLQELQQAGLTGFRLRPGVVGHDLPAITQGLVPELQRRGAFRSAYEADTLRGLLGLTRPANRYAATATV, encoded by the coding sequence GTGTCCTCGTCTTCTTTGCTGCCCTCTTCAACCCCCGTGCTGCACCTCGCCGTTGCCCTCGACGGCGCCGGCTGGCACCCGGCCGCCTGGCGTGAGCAAGTGTCCCGGCCCAGGGAGCTGTTCACCGCCCGCTACTGGGCCGACCTCGTCCAGGAGGCCGAGCGCGGGCTGCTCGACTTCGTGACCATCGAGGACGGACTCGGGCCACAGTCCTCGCACTTCACGGAGCCCGATGCCCGCACCGACCAGGTCCGCGGGCGCCTCGACGCCGTCCTCATCGCCGCCCGCGTCGCCCCGCTGACCCGGCACATAGGTCTCGTCCCGACCGTGGTGGCCACACACACGGAGCCGTTCCACATATCCAAGGCGATCGCCACGCTCGACTATGTGAGCTCCGGGCGCGCGGGACTGCGCGTACAGGTCTCGGCCCGCCGCAACGAGGCCGCGCACTTCGGACGCCGTACGTTTCCCGCCCTCCGTATCGAGGACCTGGACAGCCCGGAGGTGAAGGAGCTGACGGGCGACCTCTTCGACGAGGCGGCCGACCACATCGAAGTGGTGCGGCGGCTGTGGGACAGCTGGGAGGACGACGCGGAGATCCGGGACGTCGCCACCGGCCGCTTCATCGACCGCGACAAGCTGCACTACATCGACTTCGAGGGCAGGCACTTCAGCGTCAAAGGCCCCTCGATCACCCCCAGGCCGCCCCAGGGCCAGCCGGTCGTCAGCGCCCTGGCCCACAAGAGCGTGCCGTTCCAACTCGTCGCGCGTTCCACCGACATCGGATTCGTGACCCCGCACGACGCGGATCAGGCGCGTGCCGTCCTCGACGAGATCCGTACGGCACAGGCCGCGGCCGGACGGGCGGACGAGTCCGTCCACGTCTTCGGGGACCTGGTGGTCTTCCTGGACGACGACCCGGCCGCGGCGGCGGCACGGCGCGAACGGCTCGACGGCCTGGCGGGCTACACGTACACCAGTGACGCCCGCATCTTTGCCGGCACTCCCTCTCAACTGGCCGACCTGTTGCAGGAGTTGCAGCAGGCGGGCCTCACCGGATTCCGGCTGCGTCCCGGCGTCGTCGGCCACGACCTGCCCGCGATCACCCAAGGGCTCGTCCCCGAACTGCAGCGGCGCGGAGCGTTCCGGAGCGCGTACGAGGCCGACACCCTGCGCGGACTCCTCGGGCTCACACGCCCCGCCAACCGCTACGCCGCCACCGCCACCGTCTGA
- a CDS encoding putative leader peptide: MTQVSRLCALVLAPYRQVHLYTRAHIDLQRVAGALCCS, encoded by the coding sequence ATGACCCAGGTGTCCCGCCTGTGTGCCCTGGTCCTTGCCCCGTACCGCCAAGTGCACCTGTACACCCGCGCCCACATCGACCTCCAGCGCGTCGCCGGCGCGCTCTGTTGTTCCTGA
- a CDS encoding cysteine hydrolase family protein: MVKTTSMVKANSALLVMDIQRDVVRIADDGSGYLARLKGAIAGARAAGIPVIYVVMRLRPGQPEVSPRNRTLATVLQAGLFTEGDPGTEIHDDVAPRPGDIVVTKRRASAFSGSDLDSVLRARDINSLVLAGIATSAVVLHTLCQANDLDFGLTVLSDACLDLDPEVHRFLIGKLFPQWAEVVTVEDWVGSLAQSG, from the coding sequence ATGGTGAAGACGACAAGCATGGTGAAGGCGAACAGCGCTCTGCTCGTGATGGACATCCAGCGGGACGTCGTCCGCATCGCCGACGACGGATCCGGTTATCTGGCTCGCCTGAAAGGGGCGATCGCGGGCGCCCGCGCGGCGGGCATTCCAGTGATCTACGTGGTCATGCGGCTACGGCCGGGTCAGCCCGAAGTCAGCCCGCGCAACAGAACGCTCGCCACCGTTCTGCAGGCGGGCCTGTTCACCGAGGGGGATCCCGGCACCGAGATCCACGACGACGTGGCGCCCCGGCCGGGCGACATCGTGGTCACCAAGAGACGGGCGAGCGCGTTCTCGGGCAGCGACCTCGACTCGGTGCTCAGGGCTCGCGACATCAACAGCCTTGTCCTGGCGGGCATCGCGACCAGCGCCGTGGTGCTGCACACCCTGTGCCAGGCCAATGACCTGGACTTCGGCCTCACCGTCCTGTCGGACGCCTGCCTCGACCTCGACCCGGAGGTGCACCGGTTCCTCATCGGGAAACTGTTCCCGCAGTGGGCGGAGGTCGTCACCGTCGAGGACTGGGTCGGTTCCCTGGCGCAGAGCGGCTGA
- a CDS encoding C45 family autoproteolytic acyltransferase/hydolase: MIARPAERLHVEVASSDPFARGAARGERLRDTLPGGIAAYDRFFRLGGISPQEVRDDAERALDVIDAFRPRARAEIEGIAHGAGADVWRIAALNARTEILARSATVPPGECSTIVRRTGGAAGTVGTFGIQTWDWHVELNPYWHTLESRGGTHDVVGLTEHGILGKIGINSAGLALHFNILGHRRDGVGGVPMHVLAAVVLEEAGSVAEAVEIVRDAPIASSGSFALFDTSESVLLDLSPEGVFAVDSDRGTLVRTNHFLTPAPAAGEKTWLYQPDSGERYDLIRKRLAPTALPQSPDDLVGLLISGEGEAALTCLPDMKLPEGQRWASLATVILEPATCAARVLDGTPADSGSRPWRHLAAQCGSDTASGRR; this comes from the coding sequence ATGATCGCCCGCCCCGCCGAACGCCTCCACGTCGAGGTCGCGTCGTCCGACCCGTTCGCGCGCGGAGCCGCCCGCGGTGAGCGACTGCGCGACACCCTTCCCGGAGGGATCGCCGCTTACGACCGCTTCTTCCGGCTCGGCGGCATCAGCCCGCAGGAGGTCCGCGACGACGCCGAGCGTGCGCTCGATGTCATCGACGCGTTCCGCCCCCGCGCGCGGGCGGAGATCGAGGGCATCGCACACGGCGCCGGTGCCGACGTCTGGCGCATCGCGGCGCTCAACGCACGCACCGAGATACTCGCTCGCAGCGCCACCGTCCCACCCGGCGAATGCTCGACGATCGTCCGCCGCACGGGTGGCGCAGCCGGCACCGTCGGCACCTTCGGCATCCAGACCTGGGACTGGCATGTCGAGCTCAACCCCTACTGGCACACCCTGGAGTCCCGCGGCGGCACCCACGACGTGGTCGGCCTCACCGAGCACGGCATCCTCGGCAAGATCGGCATCAACAGCGCAGGCCTCGCACTGCACTTCAACATCCTCGGCCACCGCCGAGACGGCGTCGGTGGCGTCCCCATGCACGTCCTGGCCGCCGTCGTCCTGGAGGAAGCCGGGAGCGTGGCGGAGGCCGTGGAGATCGTGCGCGACGCTCCGATCGCCTCGTCGGGATCGTTCGCCCTCTTCGACACCTCCGAGTCCGTACTCCTCGACCTGAGTCCCGAGGGTGTGTTCGCGGTGGATTCCGACCGGGGCACGCTCGTGCGCACCAACCACTTCCTCACGCCGGCCCCTGCGGCCGGGGAGAAGACGTGGCTCTACCAGCCCGATTCCGGCGAGCGCTACGACCTCATCCGCAAGCGCCTGGCGCCCACGGCTCTGCCGCAGTCGCCCGACGACCTTGTCGGTCTCCTCATATCGGGAGAGGGCGAGGCGGCTCTCACCTGCCTGCCCGACATGAAACTTCCCGAGGGGCAGCGGTGGGCGAGCCTGGCCACGGTCATCCTCGAACCGGCCACATGCGCGGCCCGCGTCCTGGACGGCACACCGGCCGATTCGGGTTCACGGCCCTGGCGCCACCTCGCGGCACAGTGTGGTTCGGACACCGCATCCGGTAGGCGGTGA